A window of Geotrypetes seraphini chromosome 16, aGeoSer1.1, whole genome shotgun sequence genomic DNA:
acaagtgtaaggtgatgcatgttggtaacaaaaatcttgtacacgaatacaggatgtctgctgcagtactcggagagacaccccaggaaagaaacttgggagtactggtttcaatgtgtggcggcggcaaaaaaggcaaacagaatgctgggaatgattatgaaggggatcacgaacagatcagagaaggttatcatgccatggtacaccctcacgtggaatactgcgtccagcactggtcgccgtacttgaagaaagggtccagagaagagcgactaaaatggttaaagggctggaggagttgtcgtacagggatagattagagaaactgggcctcttctcccttgaaaagaggagaatgagaagggacatgattgaaaccttcaagataatgaagagaatagacttagtagataaagacaggttgttcactctctccaaggtagggagaacgagagggcactctctaaaagttaaaaggggatagattttgtacaaacataaggaagttcccagctttgggacgccgtcgttgaaaatgggacatttcggcatcctggagctgtgcgtggggacaacgagaCAGGTGATCAGAAAAAgggacagtcccattcaaaacatgtcgtatggtcaccttaggtatacATAGCTCTACCAATGTAAACAGGCTAGACACATAAAAAGCCCTCTGTAAAATTACCCCCATTCTGTGCAGAAACAGGGATCATCTGGGCTACTCACTAAGGTGAAAGTTATCAAAGTGGGCTACCGTTATGCGGTGTTATTGTActattaaccccagttattagtaactaggtctcatggcataaaatgggacctgtggtaATATAGCATGAGCTACTATAAAATAACATCTTAACATTAGCCCATGTTGATTACTTCCCCTCTtactgtgaagagtttcagtctctggtaaccagagccgaGATTAtaatgtcataaggcctcattccagcCAAGATTAtaatgtcataaggcctcattccagcCAATGCCTAACAGCTGACCTCATCAGTTAcatcacaatggattgattgtcctACCCTTGGCTCACTTTTTATTACCAACAGCAgcgattttgatttctagagacaTTTATTAAGGGAGAAAGTTATCAAAATGGGATATTATTAAATGTGCTATTTTACTATTAATcccaatttttcatttattttatataccaactattaatggaggttgtctaaggagcttacattcaggtactcaagcatttttccctatttgtcctagCAGGCCCACAATATAgctaatgaacctggggcaatgaaggattactTGACTTGTCAAGACTTATAAGAAACAGtttggggcttgaacccacaacctcagggtgctgaagctatgGTTTTAACCACTAAGCCATTCCTAGTTGTGAGCCTGTGTTAAAATAGCACTGGTTAGTCTTAACTATAGGTCACATTGATATCTATCCCCTAAGTTGGCTGTATGGAATCTTGCCCACATTTCAGATAATTATTACATTAAGATGTGTTATAGAAGCTATTTGCATATTTGTCTTTGGCTCTAGATTTTAACTACAAGTGGGTGGGATTTGGAATGGACATTAGAAATTTAGGGGGGGTGTCTTTTACCAAAGATTAATGCATGCTATCAGCCACAAGCCCCATTGCAGATAATgagatccttttattaagatgcgctaactgatttagcccaTGTtaaagattagtgtgcactaaatgctaagacatccattatattcctatggacatcttagcatttagtggaCATGAACCcctgctaaatcggttagcacaccttaataaaaggaccccaacatgcactaatcttaaaaataaaacacCTTAATTTTAATATTGTTAAAACTTGACTATTTAAAGTATGGATGGAGCAACTAGTTTTGGAATAATTAGATTAATAAATTTGGAATTTATGTCAAATTTTAAGGTATTAGGATCATTTAATTATGACTGTCAATCATAACAAAGAACTGATCAAACTATATTATTGGGgtagtaatattttttttttcatttccaagCACTGATTCAATGATTAAAAATCAGCTTGACACCTCTGACTGAATGCACTGTTTGCTAATCAGTGAAGGAACAAGAACTATGATCTTGATCATTACATTTACAACCCCTGATGTAGGAATTTGTCGAAACATGTCTGTGTCAGATCCTGCAGTAAACTTTTGAGGCTACCCAGTTTGGGAGGCTAGTCATATTTCTTGTTTGCATCtacttttttttgtcctttgGATTCCCTTTCTTTTGCTTGTTCAATGGCATAATATGATCATATCTACAGACATCAGAAATTGACTTATAAGCCATCTATGAGTATATTAATTGCAGATGTTACAATGTAACACCAGTAATACCATTATACAacacattacaataatttgtttgACTAATCAACATGATTAATAAGAATACAAGGGTCATAACAGCTTTACACTGGTCCAGTCCTGGTCATGGTTAGGAGCTTAAATCCTTTGCATTTGTAGCTTTCTGATATTGGCATCTTTTGTTCATTCCTGATCAGAGAAAGAGAGCTCTGGCTTTTCAAAGCTGGTAAAAGTGTATGAAATTATTCCAATAAAAAGGCATCAAATTTTTTATTCAGTTGTGTTTTATTCCTATTGCCTTTTATGTTCATCTAAACTAAAATTCTTATTATACCCCTTTCAGAGAGGTTTACAATACGAAGTTGAAAGCAAAAATGCAGACCTGACTAATAGGATGACCACAGTGCTTTATTGCACAAAGCCTTTTAGCTGTTAAGCAGACTGGTGTGGTTGTTGGCGgaagtggcatagcgagggtgactgGTGGCACCCCTATCCCACCCTCTTTCCCGCCCCATAGCGACAAATGTGCTGCCCGTGTCAGCTTTAGCGctttttctctgatgtcacttcttcccagaagtgacatcagagaaagcactGAAGGAAATTTGTCGCTACtcgcaccaaagttaaaaaggtacggggaagaggcACGGGTGCACAtgtgcagcagggggaggagtgggaaggaggacGGAGAGGTGGAGGGGTGATGGCGCCCCATGGAAGGCCGCACCCAGGACGTACCGTccccccttactgcgccactggtTGGTGGCCATCTTTATTTTGCAGAAAATGAGAGGAATTAGCCACAGATTGCTGTTTCACAGTTCTTGATGGCTATGTTTACCCTTTGGCAAGCTCTGTGGCTCTGCACTGTCCCCTGGTGCCCAAACACTCACAGCAGCACTGGAGTTTGAGTCCCTCTTTTTGTGATTTCTGCAGATTTTTCCGATGGCTTTCCATATTAAATCTGTACTGAAATGTTCCTCTCAGACTATGGCTAGTGGAGTTATGTGAACTGCTCGGGGTTGTAATATCAGTGTGAGTGACTTCCATTAGAAGGACGTGATTGCATCGGTGTGTGGGTGCTCAGAGACCAGGTCAAGAGGTAAGAAGAGAGAAAAGTATTTTCGGTGCACAAAACCTGCTTGGATAgtgctactaccgtgtttccctgagaataagccctagttaagatggaCCCCCCAtagcccccccccaaatgtccctgaaactccctgactccatccctgacactagtgctgcctgatttgccaaaaaaaattttttgattcaacaattcagcgaccccccccaccccggtaaAACCTGACATTCCACTGCGCCGAAGCCTCCTAGAGCAGAAGCAGCGGTAGCGCTCTGAACaagctgctttgcagccttccctgCCGGGTCCTTCCCTCTATCACATCattgatgcagcagagggaaggccctggcaggaaaggccatgaagcagcccgttcagagtgctgccaccactgctgtttttggaagtatgtcagtctcacggtgggaggatcAGTGacgttctgctgcacagggggatgggagggagggagagatgctgcatatggtggaggggagaaaggaaagaggaagaattgggatggaggagagaaagagagagatttttgttgtacatgaaaaaaataagacatccccacaaaataagccctaatgcattttttagacccaaaattaatatgacacttatgtgttttttaaaaactagAAGCTGTGATACAGAAACATTACAGAGGAATTTCATTAGCAGCGCCTTTTCCGTAACATAGTTCTTCATGGGATTTGGAAAGAGAACAgtcaaaaacatttttaaaaagcaaGTTTTCAGATTATTTCAATATGTACAATGTTGAGCAATTCACGTAAGATATCCTTGTCTTTTAGAAGCAGCATAAACATATTTGGATTTAAGGATCTGGTGTGTAGTGAAGGTTTATGTATGCTAACACTGTCCATGTAGTTATATTGTAATACCAACCATAAGGAGGTTTACAACAGATTTTTGAATGTTGATCAATACATGTTTTTTCAAAGTTACTTATGTCATTCACTGTTTCTGTGCGCCCAGGAAGAATATATTTCATGGAATACCTAGCTGAGGAGTCACAGAGAGATTCCTCTTTCCCCGGACTATAAAGAAGGTGCTAAGAAGACTGAAGCAGTCATGGATACTGGATGCATGGATCTACTTGTTCACCTATTGGCTTGCATTTTTGGCACTGGTTCCTGGGTGGCCATCAATGGCCtatgggtggaacttcctcttcTTGTCAATCAATTACCAGAAGGCTGGTATTTGCCCTCCTACTTGACTGTTATCATCCAATTGGCAAATGTAGGACCCCTTTTTGTCACACTTATGCACAGATTCAAACCCGGAAAGCTAAATGAAGTGATTGTCATCTACAGCATTGTAATTCTTGGCATCCTGGCATGCTTGCTCTTGGCTTTGTTCTGGCAGCGCACCACTGTCATCGGAGGTGTCCTTCATAGTACAGCCTTCCTCATCATCACCTTCTTCTTATCCTTGGTGGACTGTACTTCCTCTGTCACCTTCCTGCCATTCATGATGCGACTTCAGCCAAAGTACATTACCACCTATTTCATTGGTGAGGGTCTCAGTGGCCTCCTCCCTGGTATTATAGCATTGGCTCAGGGAGCTAGCATGGTTAATTGTGTTAATGTTTCCCAGATTCTTAACAGCACTGTGATCAATGTCAATGATACAAGTGGCTTCCACCAAATGGAAACACAATATATGCCACCTAACTTTTCCACTGAgatcttcttttttctcttggccGCAATGATGGTTTTCTGCTTAGTggcctttttctttcttacaagggTACCTACAATTTTGGAGATATCCAGGGAAAATTTGGTTGCTAGTTCTGTCAACATCAACTCATCTGAAGTAACCACCAATGTCCAAGACAGCAGAGAATTATTTGGGAGCAATGATAGCTCCACCCTAGGACCAACTCCAGAACACAGTGAAGGAGTAGCTGGTACACAATGTAAAGAAGAAAGTTACTCAGTACCCCAgcttgtatttatatattttcttgTTGCCTGGGTGAACTCGCTGACTAATGGAATCCTGCCATCAGTACAGACCTATTCATGCATGCCATATGGGAACATGGCTTATCATCTCTCTGCAACCTTGAGCTCCATGGCCAATCCACTTGCTTGCTTCATTGCCATGTTCGTGCCCAGAAGGTAAGTTCACCTTAGCATGGTGAATCTGGAATGGCTCCATTTCATTATTACGTGAGCCTGAAGGCCATGGCAGGATTGATTTCACATCCGAGTCCCCTAAGTAACAGACTTGGTTGAGTAtagttctgggtttttttttatatcaatctACCTTTAAAAGATGATACTATAACAAGATACTTAATGATAACAGAAATGCAAAACCATTGAATTCGGATTCAAAGTGCTGAACAGGCCAGAAACAGAGCTGAAGTGTGAGAAAACAGTAGAGGGTATAAAGGCAAGAAGTTGGACTTGGTGAATAGGTTGGGGCAGTAGGTAttcttccctctaagccagtgtatcacaaaccgtATGccgcggcagattccaggtgtgccgcaagacactggtgaggaggagaggtgctgcaccagctcactgcttacaggatgtctagcaaaaaaaggcaagggaggtgtcttttcaaccaatgatcagtCTTTATTTTTTTGCTAGTCTGTCTGCATGTCTTGTAGGCAGTCAGTTGCCACAAGCACATCTCCATACCACTCCTCTAGCAATCCCCACCAGTGGTAATAGGAGGCTaagggccatggctggagggcattcgtgcatgcgcggatgttgatgtgatgatgtcgtacacacatgtgacatcatcgcatcgacaTCCATGCATTTCCGTATGCCCTTCAGACGTGACCCCGAGTTTTATGTGCTATAGCTTTGAAAAGTTTGCGgcacactgctctaagctgagcatgagccctccacctacagtcctgccagtggaggtgctgtttcaccatgacattttcaatagtgagggacaggcaagttctgcctTTCCCTAGTGACTTAAAACACAAAATTTAAAGACCACTCATTACTGGCAGGAACAGTGGAAAAAGGAAAGATTGATGGTTTCTGCTGCCAGTAGTTTCTAAATGGCTTCAGATCGCTGAGCAGTAAAGGTAAGCTGAAAAAAGCTCTTTATAAATGCCAAAATTCAGTGCAAGTGCTACACTGAAACAGGATGAACTAGAGATCAACAACTCAATATTAAAGAGTAGAGGAAACCTAACACaaaccctaaggggctcataataatttttttttaaaatgttcaaaaagtggcctaaatcgataCTTGGACAATCACAAAGACagttcgtccaagtaccgataatcatatctaaaaccagcttaggtatttaccctgcctctaaacgcctagagcaaaaagaggtattgtcgggggggaggggggtttggaggCTTGcgccttggcaggaggggttgggctccctcctgccagtattgtcagGGGAGGGTGGGTGTCAGGGGCTTGCACCTTAGCGGGATgtgttgggttccctcctgcctgtatcgcAATCACAGCAGGAaaaattaggcatctctcctgccgcagtttGCAGCagttcgggggggaggggagattgtGATAGTGCTcgtgattgtggcaggagagattaggtatctttcctgccatgatcgttgtgggggtggggagattcTGTAACCGTTGTTTTTGATAGACGCcgcttacagaatccagcttttaggcgaaggactggcccctccttagTCTAAAAGATCTTGCTTTgtgcgtttgggacttgggcaatgttttggttgataatgtgttctaaggttagacatagtggtggtctgggcaatgAAACTGttgaacatagaggtaggccattctcaaaaaaaacttcattttggatttttttttaatggacattttcccggCTGATActtaaagtttatttaaaatttgattgaatcacttatcaaaattctaagcgatatacaaagAATATAAAATGGGGAACATACATATAATTATGAATAGCagacataataaaatatataccaaaaacaaacaaacaaaaaacacagaCTGACAATCTGAAACAAATGATTAGAGGGTAAGAACTTTATTAGAATAGGACAGtgaacataaatggtaaaaaacaACCAGCTGAGGGGAGTCCAAATTTGAAGGATTAGAAGCTAAAAGTAAAGACAGGTGAGGATTCTCTATAAGGTTGAGCCAACTAAGAGATCCTACTTAGTAATAGACATCATTAATCAAAAACGTCTTTAAACAAGAAACATTTCAAGTTGCCTTTATATCGATCTAGATTTTTCTTCCTTCAAATATATTGGTAGGGAGTTCCAAAGTTGTGGGGCAATAACAGAAAAGATACTTGAATGCTTTGTGTTGATAATTCtcaaagcagagaaggaaaaagcctGAGTCAAGGAGTGCTAGCAACAAGGGTtctaccacacacacacatatcacaggcatttttttaaaaaaccttcaaTGGTCCTTATAAAACATTGTGACATCCACTTGCCTAACCTACGATATGGAGAAGTTAAATGGGCTAAACTATATTTGCTTGTCATCTCAGATCCATGGATTAAGATATTCTACTTTCAATGTGCCACACCTTGCAGTTTATTCATGGGCGTCAgaacaggggccatggcctcacCAAAAATTGGTAGTCAGGAGAGCTAGCTATGGCTCTACTCTCCTatcctagggttatcagattttcctttgggaaaatccagacccatggccacaccaccaggccctcctgccccaccgaaacccccacctacacacgtgacaagatcggggcaggagggagcctaaaccCTCCTGCCTCCTGAAACCCCCACATGCACCCATGacaagatcggggcaggaggtagcccaaccctcctgccccaccaaaacccccacccGCAACaagattggggcaggagggatcccaacccGCACAAGTGAcaagatcagggcaggagggagcccaaactcctcctgccccgctgaaaccccctacccccaccaagatatgggcaggagggatcctagacCCTCCTGCATTCGacgcaccccccaaaccccctatcaGCCACCCCTGAACCCTGCGACCCCCCCCACCTGGCGACCCCACCCCAGACACCCCCCCTTACCTCAACTTCGTTGGCCagatggatgggtcccaagcctgtcGGTCCGGCAGGACCGCCATCCACAGAATGGTgggtcttagggcctgattggcctagatGCTTAAGGCTCTGCccataggtggggccttaggtgcctgggccaaccggaattggcccagttgcctgaggtccctcctgtgggcagggccttaggtacATGGGCTGGTTtgggggttgggctccctcctggcctgatcttGTCATGGGTGCGGGTTTCAGTGGTGCAGTAGGGGTTGGACTCCCTTCTGCCCTAATCTTATTGGGGGGatggattgtggcaggagagatttggcatctctcctgctgtgatggcaaatgcccccccccccctaaaccaCGGCACTTTGGGTTGAGGATCGCCACGGTTCGGGGGTGGATGAATGCCATCGTGGCAGGGGAagtgagccatctctcctgctacgaTGGTTGTGGTggagggtgggcaggttgccggcagccgcgatcagctcaagGGTCCCTTTTTCGGTACTTATACCtgctttgacttggtctaagtcaaaagaTATACGTGCTGACTAGGCAGCCTGTtttaggttttggttatacctgctgtacgactatgtctaggtcggcccacctcccgccctttcccctccatctaaaaccagctttggttatgggtacttggacgatcaggctttttgattgtccaagtacccatttaggccactttttagacatttttttgttttgattatgagccccaaagtttcatagtttattaaaatttgataaaacgcttctcCTGGAATACAAAGCATTGTACATTGTAAATATAAATAgggaacaaaaataaataataaacatagaCCTTCCAAGACAGACATACTTGGTTGGGGTTGTGACATGAAAACATTAGgagaaaagggagaactacaatttattaagAAAGAGCACATAAAAGGGAGGTACAGTAGGGAAAATGTGATAGGTTAAGCGATAATAATGTATTACTTGCATCTTATTTTCTAAACAAAGCAATTCACTACATTCAGTAAATATAGATATTACAGAGTGAAATACAATCCTACAGTACTAACATCCTGACATTGTCACGAACTGAGGGCAGAGCACTAGAGAACTGAAGCAATAAAATGCAGGGCAAGTTCACCACTCAGCACACACACATATCCACACACAGCCACACGTACACACACTCCCAAACTTAGACAcagaaaaatatagaaacatgatgggagataaaaaccaaatggcccaaccagtctgcccatccacagcatccattatctctttgtctccaccacctctaccaggagactattccatgcatctacttccctttctgtaaaaaagtatttccttagattactcctgagcctctcacctcttaactttatcctatgccctctcattctggagcttcccatcaaatgaaagagacttgcctcgtgcacatttatgccaaagtatacatattgaaatcttatgatgaagaccttaCGATGAAgaacttatgatgaagaccactgaccattttagtagccttcctctgtaccgactccatcctgtttatatctctttgaaagtacggtcttcagaattgtacacaatgttctaaatgaagtctcttctgagtcttata
This region includes:
- the LOC117349852 gene encoding solute carrier family 52, riboflavin transporter, member 3-A-like codes for the protein MDTGCMDLLVHLLACIFGTGSWVAINGLWVELPLLVNQLPEGWYLPSYLTVIIQLANVGPLFVTLMHRFKPGKLNEVIVIYSIVILGILACLLLALFWQRTTVIGGVLHSTAFLIITFFLSLVDCTSSVTFLPFMMRLQPKYITTYFIGEGLSGLLPGIIALAQGASMVNCVNVSQILNSTVINVNDTSGFHQMETQYMPPNFSTEIFFFLLAAMMVFCLVAFFFLTRVPTILEISRENLVASSVNINSSEVTTNVQDSRELFGSNDSSTLGPTPEHSEGVAGTQCKEESYSVPQLVFIYFLVAWVNSLTNGILPSVQTYSCMPYGNMAYHLSATLSSMANPLACFIAMFVPRRSLLLLGFLALVGTGFGTYNMAMAVLSPCPLLQHSEWGDALIIISWVLFTGTLSYVKVMIGIILRDQNYSALVWCGATVQLGSMVGALTMFPVVSVYNIFKSSDCNTKCSF